The window atattttcaaaGTATAATACAGCTACAAAATATTTAacaggaaacaaaaaaataaaaataacgtGTTAACTCTTTTACCGTAAAACtatggaattaaaaaaaatagtcacTCCAGTTTCATCTAATTTTTcccaattaaattaaaaataagataatgcTGATTCGAGTTGAAATTGAAACTAGTtatttttgttctgttttctttttcttgttttttgccaaaacttcccttcaattttttttttaaataacacatAAAATTAGgactgggcaaataaaccgaactcgaaaacccgaaccgaatccgatccgacccgacgtaaataccgaatggatcttgttttgtggtatttcgggttatggatattatccgaaccgaacccgaatctaaatgaatatccgatagaacccgaaacattcaaaacctcgaaaagatcttgtaccaaacatgatctcaattcctaatatgtatccaaaatacaataagaaatattaaacatctaaaatacttatctattacatgaaggttggtggttatattacatgaaggttgatggttgaaaATGACtgttgaatcttgaagtatttagattttgattttgttttcgttaaacaatgtttttcatttcatgagaacttggttttcattttatgctttcatttatttgtttttttttatcagtaaatatgtttccttttcgtttgattttgaatgatcacggttgatgttctttatttttgaatcaatttttacTTACGTTTTGGTtgcaaaataggtacaaatcaggtattttaaaactgaagaacaaattttactcatgttttggttataaaataggtaaaaatcaggtacttttaaaccgaaaaaccaattgggacccgaacccgaaagtatattgggttgtactggttctttgaagatttactaaccccaacccgaacccgatagaacccaaaccggtcccgaaccgaactttcatataatccgaatagggctgattttgataaacccgaaaaatcaaaacccgattggataaaaccgaaacctgTTTAGGACCCGGAATGCTCATACctacataaaattataaatatagcTATTCATTTCCTTTTTTCTGTTCTGCTAACTTTTAATTTCTTTTCGATTAACTCGATTACTTACTTATGATTACTATTGCTAACAACTCACCAATTGAAATCCGATGTATCCAAACTAAATAATAGCTTCCACACATAAAAACAAAAGCACAATGTCCATATTCGAAACAACTAAACAAATACACGTGAAACCAGAGACATGACTCGAGCATAAATATCCTCAACGAAAGAAGACAGGCTTGTAGATCTAACGATTAAGTCTTTACTCAATGAAGGTTGTTTCTCATCATCACTAGGCCCTCTTGGACCATCCTCGTTCATGTTAAGCTTTATCTTCGCATCTCCCTAAAGTACAATCACAAATTTTCTTTCTTCAACAAAAACCCTTTTCAGTTTCCCCtccaataacttttttttggttgCTTTTATACAGCCACTTTTTCACTTACTGTCTTTGTTGTTGCGTGACCTTCAACCTGAAAATTGAACTTAAAAGTGTTAGTTAGACTCTTCGTTTTTAACAATGTGATAAAAGGGGTCTCTGATCAATTGCATGACTGTGTGTGTGTTATGGAGAAAGTTCTTATAATCTTTTGCTTTACCTTGGCTGCTTTGAACAGTTCGTCTAGAACTTCAGACAATGTTGGATGCGCATGAACTGCCAGTTTTATGTCCTGCAGAGTCACCAGTAACCATGCAGGGATCAAGAACTAGAGACAAAATGGATGTAATCAAACATGTAATCAAGAACTAGAGTAATCGATGACCCTACCTGAATGCGTGTTCCTAGAGCAATGGCATTGGATGCTTCATGGATAAGGTCAGCAGCATGCAGCCCAAAGATATGAACTCCTAGAATCTCACCGTTGTCAGGTCGGTATATCATCTGCAATAATGAACACAATGagatctctttcttctttcatTAACCATAAACTATCAACATCTTCTTATCTTACCTTGGCTATTCCTTCTCCTTCATTTTCAGCTAGAGCCTTTGTGTTAGCCTTGAAACTTGTCTTGGCAACACTAACTTTAAACCCTTCCTTCTCGCCTTTCTCTCTCGCTTGTGGCTAGAAATCACAGAAATTATGTTACTTAATACATTTTTCTTTCTGACTATCTTCATTGCAAAAGGATCTAGAGTTACCTCAGTCAATCCCACCATGCTAATTTCAGGATGAGTGAAGCAAGCAGCTGGAATACTTAGATGATTAAGCACATGATCTCTACCAGTGACTTGCTCAACCACTAGTCACAGAGTAACATCACAGAGTTAGAAAACTATTAACTGCATTTATATTGAATAGGCTTTCGATATACTATTTACCAGAGATTCCTTGAGCACTGGCTGCATGTGCAAGCATCAGTTTACCATTGGCATCACCGATGCAGTACAAGTTGGGAACCTATGAAAGCAGAAATGAATTTAGCATATAGAATGAATTACGCTGGTAAGAATGTAAATAAAACATACCAGTTTCCCATTTCCATCAATCACACGCATTCGCTCATCGACAGGTATGAAACCTCTCTGCGTCACGACATTGACCTGTGTTGAAAAGACAGcttcaatgttatctttaagaAGAACAAACGTATTCGGAGGTAATAAAAATGATGGTACTATCATAATAGAGGGGTGTGTGATTTAATGTCATCTCATACATTTTCCAAGCCAAGGCCATTGGTGAATGGAGCTCTTCCAGTAGCAATAAGAGCAGCATCTACCTGGAGGCATAAGAAACCAACAGAGATAAACCAAATGGGTGAAAATATTCTCTTTGTGAGAAATCAGATCTCCCTTAGCTTTGATATGATATTGTGTTACCTCCAACGTGTCCTTATGTTCTTTGGTTTTTGCATCAATAAGCTCAATCATAACTGGTTTCCCATCCTTTGCTGGAGTAATCTGTACaagaataaaattaaatttcgaAGATGAATACATAGACACATTGGatagagaaagaaacaaaatatttagaaatCATGATTTAACATGCTCACTTTGCTAGCAAAGACTCCAGTATGATAGTCAATCTTTCTAGGATTTATCAAAACTCTCTGAGCTAGCTTACTGATCTCAGGATCAAATCCAGGCATTAGCTGATCCAGTGCTTCGATAAAAGTTACCTGCAGACAACATATGACCTCGTTTCGGTTAATAACTATTGTTGAAAGGTAGAGCAGACCTAAAGAAGCGAAAATAAGAAATGGCACATTATAAATTTAGATGGAGAAGCCCCTATAAATGCTATTTCACACTAGCAAGCTCGCTCAATACAGTAAGAAAGTAAAACaaagacttaaaaaaaaatggaaaacattgCCAAGTCTCGGTTATTACAATCTCAATTACAGGGACAAAAATAATGTTACCTCACTTCCAAGTGCTGTGTAAACATCACTGAACTCAAGACCAATGTAACCACTTCCTACAATCGCAATCCAATCAGGGACCGACTCCAACTTCAAGGCATGGTCACTGGTGATAACAGTCTTTCCTGCAACACCAAATACAAATATACAAGGATTTCAATCCCGTTGCACcccaaaaaaaactttacaTTCAAAACAAGGAATGTACCATCAACTTCAATTCCTTTAGGGACAAAAGGCACAGATCCAGTGGCAATGATTATATTTTTGGCAGTGATAATATTGTCCTTGCCATATTTAACCTTTTGTGGGCCCTGCAGAAATACAAACAAAACTTCAAAAAGAGTTAGGATCCTGTCTAGTTAAGtcaaaacgtgaaagaaaagcATGTACTGACTAACCAGAACACTGCCGAATCCTGTCAAAATGTCAACACCAAGTGCCTTCATTGAATTGGTCAGATTGTTTCTAATTTTGGTAGCAAGGTTATTAGCATGGTCTGCCACACCCTGACGATCATACCCAGCAGCTGAAACCTGCgggaaaccaaaaaaaaaacactattttataaAACTGGTTTGGTAAAAGTTAAcaacttatatattaaaaaaagattGAACATGAGTTTGGTAATTAATACCTGAAGACCAAAGGACTTCATGTGATGTTCGTTCTGGAGCTCCCGCATCCTACCACTAACAGCAAGGAGAGCTTTGGAAGGGACACAGCCTCTGTTAACGCAAGTCCCTCCAACAACATCTCCTTCAATGATCGCAGTTTTGAGTCCCTAACAAGACGACAATACAAATGGAtccattaaaataaaaagtaaggAAACAGAGTAACTCATCTCTGTTCTTATTACAGAAGCAAATGTAAGAGATTATTAAGAAAGATAGACAACAAAGTAAAGTCACCTTTTCAACGGCGTGTAAGGCAGCTCCATGGCCGCCGACACCAGCTCCGATGATGATCAGATCGTAGTCGAAACTCTTGGGCGGAGGAGCGCCATTAGTCGTGGCAGCAGCGGAGACTTTGAATCTGGTGCTTGGGATGCGAACTCGGTCGCTGCGAAGAGTCAGATGAGTCGAAGGCGAGGAGCAAAAAGCTTCACGTCGGAGTCCGCAGAACTGGAGACTCCTCGGCGTAGAAAAGATGGATTTGGTTGATCCGAGCAGGCGGCTGGGTCTGGTAAGCGGCGTTTGGGAGAAGGGAAGAGCGATGGCTGATTGCATTGTGAGAAAGAGAGATCGAtccggagagagagagaaaattgaTGACAATCACGGCGGAGAGAGAGAGGCGATgtgagtataaaatataaaacggAGGCGGAGATATCAAGGCGGGTTTGTTTAACTACTACTTTTTTcaaaatgtttgtttaattaatttaagGCCCATTAGGCTCTATTATGGGCCACGTAACTTTCATTAGATTCTCTAACAATATCTTCATATTTTTGTGAGATTATGAACCGTCTTGCTCTATGCCTATATTCCCACTTTAGCCTTTAGGAGTGACACTGAGTTTGAGATCATAGGAGAATTCAGCTGCATGTagattataataattgattttatAATGTGGTTTGGTAAGTTTTGGTGTCTTAAAATCTCAGCCTTTAAGATCATTTCAGGTTGATCCTTATGTGAGTGAGTGTGACATGTAGACTTGAGAGGATCCTCAATTTTCTATTCTCTACACTTTGACCTTAGTCTCAAACCTTGGAATTTGGATCATCTCATATATGTAaagatcttatttttttttcctttgatgATACTGTGGTTACAATGTTCCCAAACTCATTGTTTAATTGTATTTGATCTCATGTTTCCTCATAGGAATTCTACAAGCACCTTTATATTAGTCTCCAAGTGGTAGTAAATATAAAGAACATTTTCTTCAATCCACTTTTAtcttttactctaaaatagagaccGCTATTTAGAGGAAAATATGCATTCTACATATGGCGCTGTGCTCACTAACAAAATATAAACCATGGATGATTAAGCTGTTACATGACCAGTAGCAACAGGTCGATCATCAGAGAATTTTGATAGTTTGTAAAAATCCTCATCGGACTCATTCTCATTAAACGGCATTATAAAGCCAAAGTTGTTCCACAAAATGTGGGATTTACAAGATATGTGCAACTGATAAATCTAAACATCAATATACAGAATCTACATAGTATATTCTTAATACCCTCCCTCAGTGAAAACGTCGGGTGAACAGACGTTTAAACTGGACTTAAAATCGTTGAAGAGAATCCTTGGCAAGCCTTTAGTAAAAATATCTGCGAACTGAAGTGAAGTCGGTACATGAAGAACTTTAACCTCACCCAATGCAACTTTCTCTCTAACGAAATGGATATCCAGTTCGACGTGTTTGGTGCGCTGATGTTTCACTGGGTTCTGAGCTAAATATACAGAACTGATATTGTCACAATAAACTATGGAAGCTTTAGTTATTGGACAACCTAGCTCAAGAAGTAAGTTCCTGATCCAACACAATTCTGAAACCACGTTTGCAACCCCCTTATATTCCGCTTCCGAACTCGAGCGAGAGACAGTGGGCTGTCGTTTGGATGACCATGAAACTAGATTGGGACCCAAGTAAACACAGTATCCTGAAGTTGAACGTCTTGTATCAGGGCACCCTGCCCAATCTGCATCCGAATAGGCAACCAACTGACTGATTTGGCCTTTCATTAGTTTCAAACCATGATCTTTAGTACCCTGCACATAACGAATGATGCGTCTGAGAGCTTGCATATGAGGCTGCTTAGGGGCATGCATGAAGAGGCAAATTTGATTGACTCCATAAGCTATATCAGGGCGTGTAAATGTCAGGTACTGGAGGGCTCCAGCAAGACTGCGATAGTGTGTAGGATCAGGGACAGGATCACCATCGTCAGAGGATAGTTTGGAGTTAACGTCGACTGGAGTTTGACATGGTTTACAGTCTTCCATGCCAGCACGCTTTATTATATCTTCAGCATAAGCACGCTGACTCATGAAAAGGCCGTCTTTGGTGTGGTCTACTTTGACACCCAGAAAATAAGAGAGCTTCCCTGAGTCGGACATAGGAAACTCAGTCTTCAAAGTTGCGATAATCTTGGCCAAGAATTTCTCATCAGATGCTGTAAGGATAATATCATCGACATAAAGCAGAAGGTACGCTTGTTGTTGTCCTCGTCGGAAGATAAACAGAGAGGCATCACTCTTGCTGGAATGAAACCCCATCTGAACTACAAAGGCTGCAAACCGAGAGTTCCAAGCTCTAGGAGCTTGTTTTAAGCCATAAATGGCTTTCCTTAGACGACAAACATGGTCTGGAAAGTTTTTGTCATGGAACCCTGGAGGTTGATGCATGTAGATCGTTTCATCAAGTTCCCCatgaaggaatgcattcttaACATCAAGTTGATGAATGGGCCAGTTTCTGGAGAGACTGATGTCGAGAACAGTACGAATGGTTGCAGGCTTCACAACCGGACTGAAGGTCTCATTGTAATCGATGCCCTCCATTTGTGACTTGCCATTAGCGACTAAGCGAGCTCTATGTCTTCGTGGAGTACCATCTGCATTAAGCTTGTGCTTATAAAGCCACATACAAGACACAATGTTAGTGTTCTTGGGTCTCAGTACAAGATCCCATGTTCTGGTTTCAGTAAAAGCATCAATTTCATCTGTCATTGCAGGGGTCCAATTTGGATCATTAAGAGCTTGTTTGTAGCCGGTGGGAAGAGGCGAAACAGAGGCAAGAAGAGATATatgagtttttgtttttctgaTACCGGCTTTGCTCCTTGTAGTCATTGGATGAGCTACCGGAGGTGGAATGGGTTGAGTAGCCGGAGAAGGAAGAGGAAGCACAGTGGGTTGAGGTGTTATTGGTGAAGTTAAGATACTTTTGAACAGGGGTGATGTCTCTTCTTCGACATTTAGAAAGTGATATGTCTCAGAAGAGGAGGATTTATTTGCTTTTGGAAAGATTGTCTCGTGGAACAGAACATGACGagacaaaattattttgttggACTTGAGATCAAGACATCTATATCCACTGTGCTGAGAAGCATATCCCAAGAAAAGACATGGAACAGATCTCTTTGAAAGCTTGGGAAGGTTTGAGTGATTGATGTTTGGGAAACAGAGACAACCAAACACCTTTAAGTGATTATATTTTGGGGTTTTCTGAAACAGCTTTTTGTATGGAACTTCGTTTTGTATTGAAGACGAAGGCAGAATGTTCAGACAATGAACAGCAACATGAAGAGCTTCGACCCAATATGAGGATGAAAGCTTAGCTTGAAAGAGAAGGGTTCGAATAGAGTTGTTGACTGTTCTTATCATTCTTTCAGATTTGCCATTTTGTTGAGATGTATGGGGGCAAGAGAACCGAAATTGTATTCCCTCTGAATCAAAAAAGGTTTGAAATTGGGCATTGTTATATTCTCCCCCATTATCACACTGTAaagcttttatttttgttttgaattgaGTCTTGACATAAGCATTGAAGTGAAGGAACTTTGAGAAAGTTTCATGTTTTTTTCGAAGTGGATACACCCAAAGAAAATGAGTATTATCATCAAGAAACAAGACATAGTACCGAATTCCACTCAAGCTAGGAACTGGTGATGTCCAGATATCCGAATGGATAATTTCAAAAGGAGCAGAAGTGGTAGAGGTTGATGACACAAAAGGCAATTTTATTGATTTTCCAAGATGACAAGCCATACAGGGTGTTTGACTGTCTTTATTACAAAGAATTGAATTTGAAGAAAGGACAGAGCTTAGAGAAGCGTTATTTGTATGAGCTAAACGTTTGTGCCATAAACCGTGAGAAGCAAGGAAAGCAACTGGTGGAGAAGACTGAAGGTTGGGAGATCCAGGAAGAGGATACAGATCGCCTTTACTGTTACTGCGGAGCAGGAGCCTCCGAGTTTGCAGATCCTTCACAGAAAATCC of the Brassica rapa cultivar Chiifu-401-42 chromosome A03, CAAS_Brap_v3.01, whole genome shotgun sequence genome contains:
- the LOC103859689 gene encoding dihydrolipoyl dehydrogenase 1, chloroplastic isoform X3, with the translated sequence MQSAIALPFSQTPLTRPSRLLGSTKSIFSTPRSLQFCGLRREAFCSSPSTHLTLRSDRVRIPSTRFKVSAAATTNGAPPPKSFDYDLIIIGAGVGGHGAALHAVEKGLKTAIIEGDVVGGTCVNRGCVPSKALLAVSGRMRELQNEHHMKSFGLQVSAAGYDRQGVADHANNLATKIRNNLTNSMKALGVDILTGFGSVLGPQKVKYGKDNIITAKNIIIATGSVPFVPKGIEVDGKTVITSDHALKLESVPDWIAIVGSGYIGLEFSDVYTALGSEVTFIEALDQLMPGFDPEISKLAQRVLINPRKIDYHTGVFASKITPAKDGKPVMIELIDAKTKEHKDTLEVDAALIATGRAPFTNGLGLENVNVVTQRGFIPVDERMRVIDGNGKLVPNLYCIGDANGKLMLAHAASAQGISVVEQVTGRDHVLNHLSIPAACFTHPEISMVGLTEPQAREKGEKEGFKVSVAKTSFKANTKALAENEGEGIAKMIYRPDNGEILGVHIFGLHAADLIHEASNAIALGTRIQDIKLAVHAHPTLSEVLDELFKAAKVEGHATTKTGDAKIKLNMNEDGPRGPSDDEKQPSLSKDLIVRSTSLSSFVEDIYARVMSLVSRVFV
- the LOC103859689 gene encoding dihydrolipoyl dehydrogenase 1, chloroplastic isoform X2; translated protein: MQSAIALPFSQTPLTRPSRLLGSTKSIFSTPRSLQFCGLRREAFCSSPSTHLTLRSDRVRIPSTRFKVSAAATTNGAPPPKSFDYDLIIIGAGVGGHGAALHAVEKGLKTAIIEGDVVGGTCVNRGCVPSKALLAVSGRMRELQNEHHMKSFGLQVSAAGYDRQGVADHANNLATKIRNNLTNSMKALGVDILTGFGSVLGPQKVKYGKDNIITAKNIIIATGSVPFVPKGIEVDGKTVITSDHALKLESVPDWIAIVGSGYIGLEFSDVYTALGSEVTFIEALDQLMPGFDPEISKLAQRVLINPRKIDYHTGVFASKITPAKDGKPVMIELIDAKTKEHKDTLEVDAALIATGRAPFTNGLGLENVNVVTQRGFIPVDERMRVIDGNGKLVPNLYCIGDANGKLMLAHAASAQGISVVEQVTGRDHVLNHLSIPAACFTHPEISMVGLTEPQAREKGEKEGFKVSVAKTSFKANTKALAENEGEGIAKMIYRPDNGEILGVHIFGLHAADLIHEASNAIALGTRIQDIKLAVHAHPTLSEVLDELFKAAKVEGHATTKTVSEKVAV
- the LOC103859689 gene encoding dihydrolipoyl dehydrogenase 1, chloroplastic isoform X1 — its product is MQSAIALPFSQTPLTRPSRLLGSTKSIFSTPRSLQFCGLRREAFCSSPSTHLTLRSDRVRIPSTRFKVSAAATTNGAPPPKSFDYDLIIIGAGVGGHGAALHAVEKGLKTAIIEGDVVGGTCVNRGCVPSKALLAVSGRMRELQNEHHMKSFGLQVSAAGYDRQGVADHANNLATKIRNNLTNSMKALGVDILTGFGSVLGPQKVKYGKDNIITAKNIIIATGSVPFVPKGIEVDGKTVITSDHALKLESVPDWIAIVGSGYIGLEFSDVYTALGSEVTFIEALDQLMPGFDPEISKLAQRVLINPRKIDYHTGVFASKITPAKDGKPVMIELIDAKTKEHKDTLEVDAALIATGRAPFTNGLGLENVNVVTQRGFIPVDERMRVIDGNGKLVPNLYCIGDANGKLMLAHAASAQGISVVEQVTGRDHVLNHLSIPAACFTHPEISMVGLTEPQAREKGEKEGFKVSVAKTSFKANTKALAENEGEGIAKMIYRPDNGEILGVHIFGLHAADLIHEASNAIALGTRIQDIKLAVHAHPTLSEVLDELFKAAKFNFQVEGHATTKTVSEKVAV